Proteins encoded by one window of Xenopus tropicalis strain Nigerian chromosome 6, UCB_Xtro_10.0, whole genome shotgun sequence:
- the zbtb47 gene encoding zinc finger and BTB domain-containing protein 47 isoform X1 gives MLIVEKTTDYPSTEYSLVEDVALHFTCLMDRLNEQRLFQPDLCDVDIVLVQQKSTFPAHKGVLAAYSQFFHSLFTQNKQLQRVELSLEALTSRGFQQILNFIYTSKLLVNGCNVQDVLNAAAVLQMNEIVTSCQELIHSRSLNLSMANDILEAEDTRNDTPTVMPPQFYREIKQEVDAPPTKIYAREGNDPYSVRVEDSVTKGHLPNTSSPKQYFKDEERSGQRVCKIEGGDSEEDIESQESFNREQIIVEVNLNNQTLNVSKGTDGKGSSEPVTVLDRSDGDDRGSEEDGDDENEEEEGGLEEEDDFLDMLEDEEDEGMQSDDDNEESREEDRDNDETEEIAKDENSAEEESPSPSDDKATKLTKGSKGTRNQRGAGGSGRRKKKGGQDGVGQKGKFEEKQNFPCKKCPRVFNNRWYLEKHMNVTHSRMRICDKCGKRFLLESELMLHHQTDCEKNIQCLTCGKTFKKLWSLHEHNKIVHGYAEKKFSCDICEKKFYTMAHVRKHLVAHTKDMPFTCETCGKSFKRSMSLKVHSLQHSGEKPFKCENCHERFQYKYQLRSHMSIHIGHKQFMCQWCGKDFNMKQYFDEHMKTHTGKEREKPFICEICGKSFTSRPNMKRHRRTHTGEKPYPCNVCGQRFRFSNMLKAHREKCFQGGNPLTPGSPGTAASLSASSQSGNSPGQTSPGLSPTLQQHSMGLPLLHSLAHSMAPPTHHLPPPPPLFPAGRVNTNNN, from the exons ATG TTGATAGTTGAGAAGACAACAGACTACCCTTCCACGGAGTACTCTCTAGTGGAAGATGTGGCTCTCCACTTCACATGTCTCATGGACAGACTCAACGAGCAGCGCCTGTTTCAGCCCGACCTCTGCGATGTTGACATTGTCCTGGTCCAGCAGAAGAGCACTTTCCCCGCTCATAAAGGGGTCCTCGCTGCCTACAGTCAGTTCTTCCACTCCCTCTTCACCCAGAACAAGCAGCTCCAAAGAGTGGAACTGTCCTTGGAAGCCCTGACGTCTCGAGGCTTCCAGCAGATCCTCAACTTCATCTACACCTCCAAGCTGTTGGTCAACGGCTGCAACGTGCAGGACGTCCTCAACGCGGCGGCGGTGCTGCAAATGAACGAAATCGTTACGTCATGTCAGGAGTTGATCCACAGCAGGTCCTTAAACCTGTCCATGGCCAATGATATTCTAGAAGCAGAGGACACTAGGAATGATACTCCCACTGTAATGCCACCGCAGTTCTACAGGGAGATCAAGCAGGAGGTGGATGCACCTCCAACTAAAATTTATGCACGGGAAGGGAATGACCCTTACTCGGTCAGAGTAGAGGACAGTGTAACCAAAGGGCATCTTCCCAACACATCGTCACCCAAGCAGTATTTCAAAGATGAGGAGAGGAGTGGACAGAGGGTTTGTAAAATCGAAGGAGGAGACTCTGAAGAGGACATTGAAAGCCAAGAGTCCTTCAACAGGGAGCAGATAATAGTAGAGGTCAATTTGAATAACCAGACACTAAATGTCTCCAAGGGGACAGACGGAAAAGGTTCCTCAGAGCCGGTAACGGTCCTAGATCGATCGGATGGAGACGACCGAGGCTCTGAGGAGGATGGAGACGATGAGAACGAGGAGGAGGAAGGTGGGCTGGAGGAAGAAGATGACTTTTTAGACATGTTGGAGGATGAAGAAGACGAAGGCATGCAGAGCGATGATGACAACGAGGAATCGCGGGAGGAGGACAGGGACAATGATGAGACGGAGGAGATTGCCAAGGATGAAAACTCCGCTGAGGAGGAAAGCCCATCCCCTAGCGACGACAAGGCCACCAAGCTGACGAAAGGTTCCAAAGGAACTCGAAATCAAAGGGGAGCAGGAGGCAGTGGGAGGAGGAAAAAGAAAGGAGGACAGGATGGGGTGGGCCAGAAAGGCAAATTTGAAGAGAAGCAGAACTTCCCGTGTAAGAAGTGCCCTAGGGTGTTCAACAATAGGTGGTACCTGGAGAAGCACATGAACGTCACCCACAGCCGGATGCGGATTtgtgataaatgtggcaaacGGTTCCTGCTGGAGAGTGAATTGATGCTGCATCACCAGACGGACTGTGAAAAGAACATTCAG TGCTTAACGTGCGGGAAGACCTTCAAGAAGCTGTGGTCGCTGCACGAGCATAACAAGATAGTGCACGGCTACGCCGAGAAGAAGTTCTCCTGCGACATCTGCGAGAAGAAGTTCTACACCATGGCCCACGTCCGAAAGCATCTGGTCG CGCACACAAAGGATATGCCTTTCACCTGCGAGACCTGCGGCAAGTCGTTCAAGCGCAGCATGTCCCTCAAGGTCCACTCACTCCAGCActctggggagaaaccattcaagTGTGAG AACTGCCACGAGCGCTTTCAGTACAAGTACCAGCTGCGCTCCCACATGAGCATCCACATCGGGCACAAGCAGTTCATGTGTCAGTGGTGCGGCAAGGACTTTAACATGAAGCAGTATTTTGACGAACACATGAAGACCCATACCGGTAAGGAAA GAGAGAAGCCGTTCATCTGCGAGATCTGCGGCAAGAGCTTCACCAGCCGGCCCAACATGAAGCGGCACCGGCGGACGCACACCGGCGAGAAGCCCTACCCCTGCAACGTGTGCGGCCAGCGCTTCCGTTTCTCCAACATGCTGAAAGCCCACAGGGAAAAGTGCTTCCAGGGGGGCAATCCTCTGACTCCGGGCAGCCCGGGCACGGCCGCCAGTCTCTCCGCCTCGTCCCAGAGCGGCAACTCGCCTGGCCAGACCAGCCCTGGTCTCTCCCCGACCCTCCAACAGCACTCGATGGGTTTGCCGCTTCTCCACTCGCTCGCCCACAGCATGGCTCCTCCCACTCACCACCTTCCCCCGCCCCCGCCACTGTTTCCTGCCGGACGGGTCAACACCAACAATAACTAA
- the zbtb47 gene encoding zinc finger and BTB domain-containing protein 47 isoform X2 codes for MLIVEKTTDYPSTEYSLVEDVALHFTCLMDRLNEQRLFQPDLCDVDIVLVQQKSTFPAHKGVLAAYSQFFHSLFTQNKQLQRVELSLEALTSRGFQQILNFIYTSKLLVNGCNVQDVLNAAAVLQMNEIVTSCQELIHSRSLNLSMANDILEAEDTRNDTPTVMPPQFYREIKQEVDAPPTKIYAREGNDPYSVRVEDSVTKGHLPNTSSPKQYFKDEERSGQRVCKIEGGDSEEDIESQESFNREQIIVEVNLNNQTLNVSKGTDGKGSSEPVTVLDRSDGDDRGSEEDGDDENEEEEGGLEEEDDFLDMLEDEEDEGMQSDDDNEESREEDRDNDETEEIAKDENSAEEESPSPSDDKATKLTKGSKGTRNQRGAGGSGRRKKKGGQDGVGQKGKFEEKQNFPCKKCPRVFNNRWYLEKHMNVTHSRMRICDKCGKRFLLESELMLHHQTDCEKNIQCLTCGKTFKKLWSLHEHNKIVHGYAEKKFSCDICEKKFYTMAHVRKHLVAHTKDMPFTCETCGKSFKRSMSLKVHSLQHSGEKPFKCENCHERFQYKYQLRSHMSIHIGHKQFMCQWCGKDFNMKQYFDEHMKTHTGEKPFICEICGKSFTSRPNMKRHRRTHTGEKPYPCNVCGQRFRFSNMLKAHREKCFQGGNPLTPGSPGTAASLSASSQSGNSPGQTSPGLSPTLQQHSMGLPLLHSLAHSMAPPTHHLPPPPPLFPAGRVNTNNN; via the exons ATG TTGATAGTTGAGAAGACAACAGACTACCCTTCCACGGAGTACTCTCTAGTGGAAGATGTGGCTCTCCACTTCACATGTCTCATGGACAGACTCAACGAGCAGCGCCTGTTTCAGCCCGACCTCTGCGATGTTGACATTGTCCTGGTCCAGCAGAAGAGCACTTTCCCCGCTCATAAAGGGGTCCTCGCTGCCTACAGTCAGTTCTTCCACTCCCTCTTCACCCAGAACAAGCAGCTCCAAAGAGTGGAACTGTCCTTGGAAGCCCTGACGTCTCGAGGCTTCCAGCAGATCCTCAACTTCATCTACACCTCCAAGCTGTTGGTCAACGGCTGCAACGTGCAGGACGTCCTCAACGCGGCGGCGGTGCTGCAAATGAACGAAATCGTTACGTCATGTCAGGAGTTGATCCACAGCAGGTCCTTAAACCTGTCCATGGCCAATGATATTCTAGAAGCAGAGGACACTAGGAATGATACTCCCACTGTAATGCCACCGCAGTTCTACAGGGAGATCAAGCAGGAGGTGGATGCACCTCCAACTAAAATTTATGCACGGGAAGGGAATGACCCTTACTCGGTCAGAGTAGAGGACAGTGTAACCAAAGGGCATCTTCCCAACACATCGTCACCCAAGCAGTATTTCAAAGATGAGGAGAGGAGTGGACAGAGGGTTTGTAAAATCGAAGGAGGAGACTCTGAAGAGGACATTGAAAGCCAAGAGTCCTTCAACAGGGAGCAGATAATAGTAGAGGTCAATTTGAATAACCAGACACTAAATGTCTCCAAGGGGACAGACGGAAAAGGTTCCTCAGAGCCGGTAACGGTCCTAGATCGATCGGATGGAGACGACCGAGGCTCTGAGGAGGATGGAGACGATGAGAACGAGGAGGAGGAAGGTGGGCTGGAGGAAGAAGATGACTTTTTAGACATGTTGGAGGATGAAGAAGACGAAGGCATGCAGAGCGATGATGACAACGAGGAATCGCGGGAGGAGGACAGGGACAATGATGAGACGGAGGAGATTGCCAAGGATGAAAACTCCGCTGAGGAGGAAAGCCCATCCCCTAGCGACGACAAGGCCACCAAGCTGACGAAAGGTTCCAAAGGAACTCGAAATCAAAGGGGAGCAGGAGGCAGTGGGAGGAGGAAAAAGAAAGGAGGACAGGATGGGGTGGGCCAGAAAGGCAAATTTGAAGAGAAGCAGAACTTCCCGTGTAAGAAGTGCCCTAGGGTGTTCAACAATAGGTGGTACCTGGAGAAGCACATGAACGTCACCCACAGCCGGATGCGGATTtgtgataaatgtggcaaacGGTTCCTGCTGGAGAGTGAATTGATGCTGCATCACCAGACGGACTGTGAAAAGAACATTCAG TGCTTAACGTGCGGGAAGACCTTCAAGAAGCTGTGGTCGCTGCACGAGCATAACAAGATAGTGCACGGCTACGCCGAGAAGAAGTTCTCCTGCGACATCTGCGAGAAGAAGTTCTACACCATGGCCCACGTCCGAAAGCATCTGGTCG CGCACACAAAGGATATGCCTTTCACCTGCGAGACCTGCGGCAAGTCGTTCAAGCGCAGCATGTCCCTCAAGGTCCACTCACTCCAGCActctggggagaaaccattcaagTGTGAG AACTGCCACGAGCGCTTTCAGTACAAGTACCAGCTGCGCTCCCACATGAGCATCCACATCGGGCACAAGCAGTTCATGTGTCAGTGGTGCGGCAAGGACTTTAACATGAAGCAGTATTTTGACGAACACATGAAGACCCATACCG GAGAGAAGCCGTTCATCTGCGAGATCTGCGGCAAGAGCTTCACCAGCCGGCCCAACATGAAGCGGCACCGGCGGACGCACACCGGCGAGAAGCCCTACCCCTGCAACGTGTGCGGCCAGCGCTTCCGTTTCTCCAACATGCTGAAAGCCCACAGGGAAAAGTGCTTCCAGGGGGGCAATCCTCTGACTCCGGGCAGCCCGGGCACGGCCGCCAGTCTCTCCGCCTCGTCCCAGAGCGGCAACTCGCCTGGCCAGACCAGCCCTGGTCTCTCCCCGACCCTCCAACAGCACTCGATGGGTTTGCCGCTTCTCCACTCGCTCGCCCACAGCATGGCTCCTCCCACTCACCACCTTCCCCCGCCCCCGCCACTGTTTCCTGCCGGACGGGTCAACACCAACAATAACTAA
- the klhl40 gene encoding kelch-like protein 40 isoform X1: MALPTQQADELRLYQQTLLQDGLKDMLDHDNFIDCVLKIQGKEFPCHRLVLAACSPYFRAMFLSNLEEGKKKEIDLEDVDPDVMGKILHYIYTSEIEITEKNVQDIFSVANMFQIPSIFTVCVSFLQKKLCLSNCLAIFRLGLLLDCPRLAVSARDFVCDRFHLIARDEEFYDLSPDELIAVISSDSLNIEKEEEVFEVVLKWALKEKEKRAKALPIIFESIRFRLIPQDYIKNKVEKHELVKSDKELLKKLQMVKDAQEGKLPAAVKKTPSKASEGKDGEGVVNGDLEEEEEALPGILNDTLRFGMFLKDMIFMISDTGAVAYDPSANECFFASLSAQIPKNHVSLATKENQLFVAGGLYYNEENKDDPLSSYFLQFDHLDSDWLGMPPVPSARCLFGLGESDNSIYLIGGKELKEGEQTLDTVLCYDRPSFKWGESDPLPYQVYGHTVVSHDNLVYVLGGKGNEKKCLKRVCVYNPKKFEWKDLAPMKTARSLFGSTVHKGKILIAAGVTDTGLTNTIEAYDVKTNKWEEFTEFPQERSSLSLVSMNGTLYAIGGFATTENESGEFVPTELNDIWRFNEEEKKWEGILREIRYASGATFVAARLNILRLTKM; this comes from the exons ATGGCCTTACCGACCCAGCAGGCTGATGAGTTGCGCCTCTACCAGCAAACTCTGCTCCAAGATGGACTCAAGGACATGCTGGACCACGACAACTTTATAGACTGTGTTCTAAAGATCCAGGGCAAGGAGTTTCCCTGCCACCGCCTGGTGCTGGCCGCCTGTAGCCCTTACTTCCGAGCCATGTTCCTTTCCAACCTGGAGGAGGGCAAGAAGAAGGAAATTGACCTAGAAGATGTCGATCCAGACGTGATGGGGAAGATCCTCCATTATATCTACACTTCTGAGATCGAGATCACAGAGAAGAACGTCCAGGACATATTCTCGGTGGCCAACATGTTCCAGATCCCCTCGATATTCACAGTGTGTGTGTCTTTCCTCCAGAAGAAGCTCTGCCTTAGCAACTGTCTGGCCATATTCCGCCTGGGCTTGCTGTTGGATTGTCCCCGTCTGGCCGTCTCCGCCAGGGACTTTGTATGCGACCGATTCCACCTGATTGCCAGAGACGAAGAGTTCTACGACCTTTCCCCCGATGAGCTGATTGCCGTTATCTCCAGCGACTCCCTCAACATTGAGAAGGAAGAAGAAGTCTTTGAGGTGGTCCTGAAATGGGCgttgaaagagaaagaaaaacgcGCCAAGGCGTTGCCCATCATCTTTGAGAGCATTCGCTTCCGCCTTATACCCCAAGACTATATAAAGAACAAGGTGGAGAAGCACGAGTTGGTCAAGTCCGACAAGGAACTCTTGAAGAAACTCCAGATGGTCAAAGACGCCCAAGAAGGAAAATTACCTGCGGCCGTAAAGAAAACCCCTTCAAAAGCGAGTGAGGGCAAAGATGGGGAAGGCGTAGTCAACGGGGACTTggaggaagaggaagaagccctTCCTGGAATTCTGAACGACACGCTCAGGTTCGGCATGTTTCTAAAGGATATGATATTCATGATCAGCGACACTGGGGCGGTGGCCTACGACCCAAGCGCTAACGAATGCTTCTTCGCCTCACTCTCCGCCCAGATCCCCAAAAACCACGTCAGCCTGGCCACTAAGGAGAACCAACTCTTTGTAGCTGGCGGCCTTTATTATAATGAGGAAAACAAGGACGACCCACTGAGCTCTTACTTCCTGCAG TTCGATCACCTGGATTCTGATTGGCTGGGAATGCCCCCTGTCCCCTCAGCACGGTGCCTGTTTGGTCTCGGGGAGTCGGACAATTCCATATACCTGATTGGTGGAAAGGAACTAAAAGAAGGAGAACAGACGCTGGACACTGTTCTATGCTACGACCGTCC GTCATTTAAATGGGGAGAGTCGGACCCGCTACCCTATCAAGTGTACGGTCACACCGTGGTGTCCCATGATAATCTGGTCTACGTTCTTGGAGGCAAAGGAAATGAAAA GAAATGTTTAAAAAGAGTTTGTGTCTACAACCCCAAGAAGTTTGAATGGAAGGACCTAGCACCAATGAAAACCGCTCGGTCGCTATTCGGAAGCACTGTCCACAAGGGAAAGATCTTAATCGCCGCCGGAGTTACAGACACGGGTTTAACCAACACCATCGAAGCGTATGATGTCAAGACCAATAA GTGGGAGGAGTTCACAGAGTTCCCCCAGGAACGTAGCTCCCTCAGCCTCGTCAGCATGAACGGGACCCTTTATGCTATTGGGGGATTTGCCACCACGGAGAACGAATCGGGGGAGTTTGTTCCGACAGAACTGAACGACATATGGAG GTTCAACGAAGAGGAGAAGAAATGGGAAGGAATTCTTAGAGAGATTCGATATGCGTCTGGAGCGACCTTCGTTGCAGCGCGGCTCAATATCCTGCGACTAACGAAGATGTAA